The following nucleotide sequence is from uncultured Roseateles sp..
CCCGGGCCATGGTCGCGCACGGTCAGCACGACCTGGCCCTCCTCGGGGCCGCCGCTCTGGCCTTCGCTCATCTCGAGCTCGGCGCTGTGCAGCTCGGCTCCGGCACCGTAGAACATGGCGTTGTCCAGCAGGTTGCCCAGGGCGCGCTTCAGCGCCAGCGGCTTGCCCAGCACGGTCAGCGGTCGCCCGTCCAGTTCTACGTGATGGCCGGCCATGCGGGCGTCACGTACCATCTTCTGCAACACCAGGTCGATGCGCAGAGGCACGCGGTTCTCGTGGATGTCGGTGTCCTTGACGATCTGCAGTGCGGTCTTGACCATCATGTCGAGCTCGTCCAGGTCTTCGTGAAACTCGTCCTGCACCTGGAGGTCGTCGAGCAGTTCGCTGCGCAGCCGCAGCCGCGTGATCGGCGTTCGCAAATCATGCGAGATTGAGGCGAACAGGCGCTCGCGGTCGCTCAGATAGCGGCGGATGCGCTCCTGCATCTCGTTGAAGGCCTGGATGGCCCTGCGCACCTCGGACGTGCCGCTGACCCGCAGCGGCTTGGGCGTGGCCTTGTGGCCCACCCGCGCCGCGGCTCGGCTCAGGCCGCGCAGCGGGCGGGTCAGCGCACGTGCGGCAATCAGGGTCATCAGCAGGGCCAGACCGAGGGTCAGCAGCTGCGGGGCCAGTCGTTGCCAGGTGAAGACATCGAGCTGCTCCAGAAAGTACGGGTCTGGCATGGCGCTGGTCAGGTACAGCCACTGCCCAGGCTCGGTCTCCGCCTGGATGACCAGAAAAGGGGCGGGGCGTTCAGCGGCCAGCAGCGAGGGGTCAACCCAGCTCTCGGGCAGATCGGCCAGCAGGGCGCCGCTGGGCGCCACCTTGAGGTCCAGTGGCGAGGCCAGCGTGACGCGCAGCTGCGCGCCTGGCGCCAGTTGCGCGCGCAATTCCTCGTGCACGCGCTCCTCCAGCAGCCGCGCCAGCGACTGGGCCGGCAGCGCCCGCACCGGCACCTCGGCGGTGTTGAAAAAGACCAGGAACCGCGTGCCCCCCATGGTGCGCAGCTGCTCGATCAGCAGGCGGCGGTAGGGGGCAGGCAACTCGCGCAGCGCGCGCAGCGCGCCCAGTGCGCCGCTGGCCACATGGTGGGCGGCCAGCTCGGCTTGGCGCTTGGTGCGCAGCTCGACTTGGTTGTACCAGAGCAGGTTGATCAGGAGTTGCACCAGCACCAGGCCGCCCAGCATGGCCACCACGAAGCGGCCCTGCAGGCTGTCGAACAGGAAAGCGAAAAAGCGCCGCGCCCACCGTCGCCCGACTCCTGTCGGGGCGTTGTCAGAGGGCATGTCCCGCACTGACGGTGGTGGCAAACACATAGCCCGAGCCGCGCACGGTCTTGATCAGAGCCGGCTGCTTGCCATCGTCCTGCAGGCGCTGGCGCAGCCGGCTGACCTGCACGTCGAGCGAGCGATCCAGTGGCCCGAGATCGCGGCCGCGAGTGACCTCGGCCAGGCGGGTGCGATCCAGCACCTCGCCCGGATGCTCGACCAGCAGCTTCAGCAGCTGGAAGTCCATGCCCGACAGCGCGGAGGCTGTGCCGTCCGGGTCGATCAGGCTGCGCTCCAGGATGTCCAGCACAAAGCCGTTGAAGCGAAAGTAGCGCGGCGTCTGGCTGCGGTCCTGCCCCGAGCGGCGGAAGATGGCCTTGATGCGGGCCAGCAGCTCGCGCGGATTGAATGGCTTGCCGATGTAGTCATCGGCGCCCAGCTCGAGGCCGACGATGCGGTCGGTCTCCTCGGCGCTGGCGGTAAGCATGATCACCGGCACATCGGAGCGGCGGCGCACCGATTGGCACAGGGCGAAGCCCTCGGTGTCGGGCAGCATGACGTCCAGAATGCACAGACTGATTTCTTCCCGGAAGCGCTCGAACTCGGCCAGGAAGCTGGCACCGTCATGGGCAAGCCGCACGGTGTACTGGTTCTTCTCCAGATAGGCCTTCAGCAGGGTACGGATTTTCTGGTCGTCGTCGACGATCAAGATCGTGCGGGTCATGGCGTGGCTTTCGTGGGTTTGGCACCGAGCGCGCGCAAGAGGCCTTGCAATCTGCGCTGGGCGGCGGCCGGGGTCTGGCTCAGGTCCAGGGCAAAGCGGTGCACGGTTTCGATGATGGCGCTCTTGCCGACTTCGTCGAAGGCCATGCGGTGCACCAGGCTGGGCACCCGCGGCGTGGTCGGGTTGGCGAACAGGCGGAAGGAGTACTGGGCGCAGATATCCAGCTCATCGACCGGCACATCACGGCGCACCGGCA
It contains:
- a CDS encoding response regulator, coding for MTRTILIVDDDQKIRTLLKAYLEKNQYTVRLAHDGASFLAEFERFREEISLCILDVMLPDTEGFALCQSVRRRSDVPVIMLTASAEETDRIVGLELGADDYIGKPFNPRELLARIKAIFRRSGQDRSQTPRYFRFNGFVLDILERSLIDPDGTASALSGMDFQLLKLLVEHPGEVLDRTRLAEVTRGRDLGPLDRSLDVQVSRLRQRLQDDGKQPALIKTVRGSGYVFATTVSAGHAL
- a CDS encoding ATP-binding protein; translation: MPSDNAPTGVGRRWARRFFAFLFDSLQGRFVVAMLGGLVLVQLLINLLWYNQVELRTKRQAELAAHHVASGALGALRALRELPAPYRRLLIEQLRTMGGTRFLVFFNTAEVPVRALPAQSLARLLEERVHEELRAQLAPGAQLRVTLASPLDLKVAPSGALLADLPESWVDPSLLAAERPAPFLVIQAETEPGQWLYLTSAMPDPYFLEQLDVFTWQRLAPQLLTLGLALLMTLIAARALTRPLRGLSRAAARVGHKATPKPLRVSGTSEVRRAIQAFNEMQERIRRYLSDRERLFASISHDLRTPITRLRLRSELLDDLQVQDEFHEDLDELDMMVKTALQIVKDTDIHENRVPLRIDLVLQKMVRDARMAGHHVELDGRPLTVLGKPLALKRALGNLLDNAMFYGAGAELHSAELEMSEGQSGGPEEGQVVLTVRDHGPGVPESALADLGQPYTRLDHGSKLREDGLGLGLSIVRDIVADHGGSLRFRNHPQGGFEVRLALPGHAA